The following coding sequences are from one Collimonas arenae window:
- a CDS encoding rhodanese-like domain-containing protein: MQHLTASELAAWIADPQRPAPLLLDVREPWEYETCHIDAARLMPMQTVPAHLNDLEEDQAIVCICHHGARSMQVAAFLERHGFSAVSNLTGGIHAWAQQVDPAMPTY, from the coding sequence ATGCAACATCTGACCGCCTCTGAACTTGCAGCCTGGATCGCCGACCCGCAACGCCCCGCGCCGCTGTTGCTGGATGTGCGCGAACCTTGGGAATACGAAACCTGTCACATCGACGCAGCGCGGCTGATGCCGATGCAGACAGTGCCGGCGCATCTGAATGACCTTGAAGAAGACCAGGCTATCGTCTGCATCTGCCATCACGGCGCACGCAGCATGCAGGTTGCGGCCTTTCTCGAACGCCACGGTTTTTCCGCGGTGAGCAACCTGACCGGCGGCATCCACGCATGGGCCCAACAGGTCGATCCGGCGATGCCGACGTATTAA